A portion of the Streptomyces erythrochromogenes genome contains these proteins:
- a CDS encoding pilus assembly protein TadG-related protein, producing MLAGSARERGQAFPVYVVVITGLLFAAFAFVVVGMAGATRSEAQGAADAAALAAAREARDRAFTGVDLLALQQSDWEAILDGDRLGGAGACAKAYSFAAMNDATATCQANIPEFLVSVTTNGTVGRSVIPGTEGMHGRAEAKAVIEPQCSLKPVPTPTPAPTPTPTSSPDPGGGGAGTPPSVGFRCKGGVALTVDPAKPGSLTQLARKLFSVRLTD from the coding sequence GTCGTGGTGATCACGGGCCTCCTGTTCGCCGCGTTCGCCTTCGTCGTCGTCGGAATGGCCGGAGCCACCCGCAGCGAGGCGCAGGGGGCTGCGGACGCGGCAGCGCTCGCGGCTGCCCGGGAAGCGCGGGATCGGGCATTCACGGGTGTGGACCTGCTCGCCCTCCAGCAGAGCGACTGGGAGGCGATCCTCGATGGCGACCGCCTGGGTGGGGCAGGGGCATGCGCGAAGGCCTACTCTTTCGCGGCCATGAACGACGCCACCGCGACGTGCCAAGCGAACATCCCGGAGTTTCTGGTTTCGGTGACGACCAATGGCACGGTCGGACGTTCGGTGATTCCCGGCACTGAGGGGATGCACGGCCGAGCTGAGGCCAAGGCCGTGATCGAACCGCAGTGTTCTCTGAAACCGGTTCCGACTCCGACGCCTGCGCCTACGCCGACCCCGACGTCCTCTCCTGACCCTGGAGGCGGCGGTGCCGGAACACCTCCGTCCGTCGGCTTTCGCTGCAAGGGTGGTGTGGCACTCACGGTCGACCCGGCGAAACCCGGTTCGTTGACCCAGCTGGCGAGGAAGCTCTTCAGCGTGCGACTGACCGATTGA